The proteins below come from a single uncultured Campylobacter sp. genomic window:
- a CDS encoding PAS domain-containing protein, whose protein sequence is MQQNFQERQVNSDAFLVSKTDTKGRIIYCNVPFAQIVGAKGNELIGKPHNIVRHPDMPRIVFKILWEYVKNKKEVFAYVKNKSFDGSFYWVFANVTASLDQKGEIIGYYSVRRKPNPKALDVIIPLYKQLLEAEKNGGMDASSKLLDSILQEKNKSYDELMNNLQRL, encoded by the coding sequence ATGCAACAAAACTTTCAGGAAAGACAGGTTAATAGCGATGCTTTTTTGGTCTCTAAAACAGATACCAAGGGCAGGATAATATACTGCAACGTACCTTTTGCTCAAATAGTAGGAGCAAAAGGTAATGAGCTTATCGGTAAGCCTCACAACATCGTAAGGCATCCTGATATGCCTCGCATAGTGTTTAAAATTTTATGGGAGTATGTAAAAAATAAAAAAGAAGTTTTTGCTTATGTTAAAAACAAAAGCTTTGACGGTTCTTTTTACTGGGTATTTGCCAACGTAACCGCATCCTTGGATCAAAAAGGCGAAATTATCGGTTATTATTCTGTTCGCCGTAAGCCAAATCCAAAAGCGCTAGATGTTATTATACCGCTCTATAAGCAACTTTTAGAAGCCGAAAAAAACGGCGGAATGGACGCTTCATCAAAACTTCTTGATAGCATATTGCAAGAAAAAAATAAAAGTTACGATGAGCTAATGAATAACTTGCAAAGACTATAA